From one Rhizobium lentis genomic stretch:
- a CDS encoding glutamate--cysteine ligase produces MARDTTDQTPLSSVQELTDYIAAGNKPREGFRIGTEHEKFAFFRTDNSPVPYFGEASISALLSGLQKKCGWEPIMDGDNIIGLAEQNGMGAISIEPGGQFELSGAPLETIHQTCKESNQHLATLREIAEPMGIRFLGIGGSPKWTYAETPHMPKSRYEIMTRYMPKVGTKGLDMMYRTCTIQVNLDFSSEADMRQKMRVSMKLQSLATALFASSPFTEGKPNGLLSWRGDIWRDTDNRRSGLLDFTFRDDFGFNDYTEWALDVPMYFIVRDGRYHDCTHVTFRQFMNGALKGEVADPSPTMGDWTNHLSTLFPDVRLKRFLEMRGADGGPWRRICALPAFWVGLLYEDAALEAADALTKDWSFAEVSALRNAVPAEGLKAQFRGRPLLEVAREVIGISKAGLKARGKLNGEGQDESIFLAPLDEVLAKKATLAEDLLSLYHGRWRASVEPVFEDYQY; encoded by the coding sequence ATGGCCCGCGACACTACCGACCAGACGCCGCTCTCTTCGGTGCAGGAATTGACCGATTATATCGCTGCGGGCAACAAGCCGCGCGAGGGGTTCCGGATCGGCACCGAACACGAGAAGTTCGCTTTCTTCCGCACCGACAACAGCCCGGTTCCCTATTTCGGCGAGGCCAGCATCTCGGCCCTGCTTTCCGGCCTGCAGAAGAAATGCGGTTGGGAGCCGATCATGGACGGCGACAACATCATCGGCCTTGCAGAGCAAAATGGCATGGGCGCGATTTCGATCGAGCCCGGCGGTCAGTTCGAACTCTCCGGCGCGCCGCTGGAGACGATCCATCAGACCTGCAAGGAGTCGAACCAGCATCTCGCGACGCTGCGTGAAATCGCCGAACCGATGGGCATTCGCTTCCTCGGCATCGGCGGCAGTCCGAAATGGACTTATGCGGAAACCCCGCATATGCCGAAATCCCGCTACGAGATCATGACCCGCTATATGCCGAAAGTCGGCACCAAGGGTCTCGACATGATGTACCGCACCTGTACGATCCAGGTGAATCTCGATTTCTCCTCCGAAGCCGACATGCGCCAGAAGATGCGCGTCTCGATGAAGCTGCAATCGCTGGCGACGGCGCTGTTTGCCTCCTCGCCCTTCACCGAGGGTAAGCCGAACGGGCTGCTTTCCTGGCGCGGCGATATCTGGCGCGATACCGACAACCGGCGCTCCGGACTGCTCGATTTCACCTTCCGCGACGATTTCGGCTTCAATGACTATACCGAATGGGCGCTCGACGTGCCGATGTATTTCATCGTCCGCGACGGCCGCTACCACGATTGCACGCATGTGACCTTCCGCCAGTTCATGAACGGCGCATTGAAGGGCGAAGTCGCCGATCCCTCGCCGACGATGGGCGACTGGACGAACCATCTCTCGACGCTCTTCCCCGATGTCCGGCTGAAACGTTTCCTCGAAATGCGCGGCGCCGATGGCGGCCCGTGGCGGCGCATCTGTGCCTTGCCGGCCTTCTGGGTCGGCTTGCTCTACGAAGACGCGGCACTCGAGGCCGCCGACGCGCTGACGAAGGATTGGAGCTTTGCCGAAGTCAGCGCCTTGCGCAATGCCGTTCCGGCCGAAGGCCTGAAGGCGCAGTTTCGCGGACGCCCGCTTCTCGAAGTGGCGCGCGAGGTGATAGGCATTTCGAAGGCCGGCCTCAAAGCGCGCGGCAAGCTCAACGGGGAAGGCCAGGACGAGAGTATCTTCCTGGCACCGCTCGACGAGGTGCTGGCCAAGAAGGCGACGCTCGCCGAGGATCTGCTTTCGCTCTATCACGGCCGCTGGCGGGCCTCCGTCGAACCGGTCTTCGAGGACTATCAGTACTGA
- a CDS encoding 16S rRNA (uracil(1498)-N(3))-methyltransferase: MRANFRMQRLFVDAPLSGGTVLEASADQFNYLANVLRMEDGAEILVFNGRDGEWRATVSFPTRKRIQLSAIEQTRPQPAPTDLHYLFAPLKVGRMDYLVQKAVEMGAGLLQPVMTQHVQGRITNLDKLRANVVEAAEQCGILGIPDVAEPVRLLDLLDRWPHERRIIYCDEGDAGQNPLPVLSTITERHLALLVGPEGGFSEEERARLRSLDFVTAIPLGPRILRADTAAVAALAVVQAAIGDWN; encoded by the coding sequence ATGCGCGCCAATTTTCGCATGCAACGGCTTTTCGTCGATGCCCCGCTTTCGGGCGGTACCGTCCTCGAGGCGAGTGCCGACCAGTTCAACTATCTCGCCAATGTGCTGAGAATGGAGGACGGGGCGGAGATCCTCGTCTTCAACGGCCGTGACGGCGAGTGGAGGGCAACCGTCTCCTTCCCCACCCGCAAACGCATCCAGCTTTCGGCGATCGAACAGACGCGGCCGCAGCCGGCACCCACCGACCTGCACTATCTCTTTGCGCCGCTCAAGGTCGGCCGCATGGATTATCTGGTGCAGAAAGCGGTCGAAATGGGAGCCGGCCTGCTGCAGCCTGTGATGACCCAGCACGTTCAGGGCAGGATCACCAATCTCGACAAGCTTCGTGCCAATGTCGTCGAGGCAGCGGAGCAATGCGGTATTCTCGGCATTCCCGACGTGGCCGAACCAGTGCGGCTCCTCGATCTGCTCGACCGCTGGCCGCACGAGCGCCGCATCATCTATTGCGACGAGGGTGATGCCGGGCAGAATCCGCTGCCGGTGCTGTCGACGATCACGGAAAGGCATCTCGCCTTGCTGGTCGGGCCGGAAGGCGGCTTTTCGGAAGAGGAGCGCGCACGGCTTCGAAGCCTCGATTTCGTCACCGCCATCCCGCTCGGACCGCGCATCCTCAGGGCCGACACGGCAGCCGTGGCGGCGCTGGCTGTGGTCCAGGCGGCGATCGGCGACTGGAACTGA
- a CDS encoding inorganic phosphate transporter, whose amino-acid sequence MPPRPAVLTKRTLDKDLEKLTHAEDAAKHVLRRLVAPGLGLIFVGLAMLFAGVYVFDRPGAVLVVAGAALAGYMAMNIGANDVTNNVGAAVGARAMTMGQALVIAAIFEILGATIAGGEVVKTISSDIVDAVQVPPAILGWIMMAALTAAALWINLATWMNAPVSTTHTIVGAVIGAGIGAVGPAPVNWRVMLEITSSWITSPLIGGLIAAGLLYLVKTLIIYRDDKVEAARRWVPVLVAVMAGAFMAYMVLQLSPRDKFPSYTITLIGIGIGLVSWLAARPLVLAQARGLENRNGSLRTLFRLPLIGSAALLSFAHGANDVSNAIGPLSAIVHSVGTGGDAIGHPPLWVMLIGAFGISVGLLLFGPRLIRLVGEEITKLNPMRAYCVALSTAFTVIVASWLGLPVSTTHIAVGSVFGVGFFREWYTRHSKRRIAYIRRKADSFDVDEPEEPNIHERRRRYLVRRSHFMTIVAAWIVTVPISGALAALIYWVMFALFV is encoded by the coding sequence ATGCCGCCACGTCCCGCAGTCCTGACGAAACGTACGCTCGACAAAGATCTCGAGAAGCTCACTCATGCCGAGGACGCGGCCAAGCATGTTTTACGGCGGCTGGTGGCGCCTGGCCTCGGGCTGATTTTCGTCGGCCTCGCGATGCTCTTTGCCGGCGTCTACGTCTTCGACCGGCCGGGAGCGGTGCTCGTCGTGGCGGGGGCGGCACTAGCCGGCTACATGGCGATGAACATCGGCGCCAATGACGTGACAAACAACGTGGGCGCGGCCGTCGGCGCGCGCGCCATGACGATGGGCCAGGCACTGGTCATCGCTGCGATTTTCGAAATCCTTGGCGCCACGATCGCCGGCGGCGAGGTCGTCAAGACGATCTCCTCCGATATCGTCGACGCCGTCCAGGTGCCGCCGGCAATTCTTGGCTGGATCATGATGGCGGCGCTGACGGCGGCCGCCCTCTGGATCAATCTTGCGACATGGATGAACGCGCCGGTGTCCACGACCCACACGATCGTCGGCGCGGTGATCGGCGCCGGCATCGGTGCGGTCGGACCGGCGCCGGTGAACTGGCGGGTCATGCTGGAGATCACCTCGAGCTGGATTACCTCGCCGCTGATCGGCGGGCTGATCGCCGCCGGGCTGCTATACCTCGTCAAGACGCTCATCATCTATCGCGACGACAAAGTCGAGGCCGCCCGGCGCTGGGTACCGGTGCTGGTTGCGGTCATGGCTGGCGCCTTCATGGCCTATATGGTGCTGCAGCTGTCGCCCCGGGACAAATTTCCATCTTACACCATCACCCTCATCGGGATCGGCATCGGGCTGGTGAGCTGGCTTGCCGCGCGGCCGCTGGTGCTCGCCCAGGCACGGGGTCTCGAAAACCGCAACGGCTCGCTGCGGACGCTGTTCCGGCTGCCGCTCATCGGCTCCGCGGCGCTGCTTTCCTTCGCGCATGGCGCAAACGACGTTTCGAACGCGATCGGGCCGCTTTCGGCGATCGTCCATTCGGTCGGCACCGGCGGCGACGCCATCGGGCATCCGCCGCTCTGGGTGATGCTGATCGGCGCTTTCGGCATCTCCGTCGGGCTGCTGCTTTTCGGGCCGCGGCTCATCCGCCTCGTCGGCGAGGAGATCACCAAGCTCAATCCGATGCGGGCTTATTGCGTGGCGCTGTCGACCGCCTTCACCGTCATCGTCGCCTCCTGGCTCGGCCTGCCGGTCAGCACGACGCATATCGCCGTCGGTTCCGTCTTCGGCGTCGGATTCTTCCGCGAATGGTACACGCGCCATTCGAAGCGCCGCATCGCCTATATCAGGCGCAAGGCCGACAGCTTCGATGTCGACGAGCCGGAGGAGCCCAATATCCATGAGAGACGGCGGCGTTATCTCGTGCGCCGCTCGCATTTCATGACGATCGTCGCCGCCTGGATCGTCACCGTCCCCATTTCGGGAGCGCTTGCGGCGCTGATTTATTGGGTTATGTTCGCGCTCTTCGTCTAA